One Paenibacillus sp. FSL H7-0737 DNA segment encodes these proteins:
- the carA gene encoding glutamine-hydrolyzing carbamoyl-phosphate synthase small subunit has protein sequence MQARLLLQDGTLFTGTAFGAEGEKTGEVVFNTGITGYQEVLSDPSYCGQIVTMTYPLIGNYGITRDDFESVRPFVHGFVVRRHEEVPSNWRAEYSVDDLLKEYDIPGISEIDTRMLTRIIRHYGTMKAILTTSNKRVEELMEMMGNTTIEELRNQVARTSTASSYSSPGNKERIVLVDYGAKAGILRELNERGCDVVVVPHDVKAEEVRRLNPDGILLSNGPGDPKDVPHAVKTISELLGEYPIFGICLGHQLFALACGADTEKLKFGHRGGNHPVKELESGRCFITSQNHGYTVNEESVKNTELEVTHINNNDKTVEGIKHTRYPAFSVQYHPEAAPGPHDSSYLFDRFLQLIADHKAKTPVVSRQAQLAANARITAPKTNLQLEAVKGAL, from the coding sequence ATGCAGGCGAGATTGCTGCTGCAAGACGGAACTTTATTTACAGGTACCGCATTTGGCGCTGAGGGCGAAAAGACAGGCGAGGTTGTTTTTAATACAGGAATTACAGGATATCAAGAGGTGCTGTCTGACCCTTCATATTGCGGACAAATCGTTACTATGACTTACCCATTGATCGGGAACTACGGAATTACTCGGGATGACTTTGAATCTGTTCGACCTTTTGTACACGGCTTTGTAGTGCGCCGTCATGAAGAAGTACCTAGTAACTGGCGTGCTGAATATAGTGTGGACGACTTGTTGAAAGAATACGATATTCCAGGGATCAGCGAGATTGATACTCGGATGTTGACTCGGATTATTCGCCACTACGGAACAATGAAAGCGATCTTGACCACCTCTAACAAACGTGTAGAGGAACTGATGGAAATGATGGGAAATACTACGATTGAGGAATTGCGCAATCAGGTAGCTCGTACATCAACTGCAAGTTCGTACAGCAGCCCAGGCAACAAAGAAAGAATTGTACTTGTGGATTACGGTGCGAAGGCTGGTATCCTACGTGAGCTTAACGAACGTGGTTGTGATGTTGTTGTAGTGCCACATGATGTAAAAGCGGAAGAAGTTCGCCGTCTGAACCCAGATGGTATCCTACTGTCCAACGGCCCTGGGGACCCTAAAGATGTGCCTCACGCTGTCAAGACGATTTCTGAATTGCTTGGTGAATATCCGATCTTCGGCATCTGCCTTGGTCATCAGTTGTTTGCACTTGCTTGTGGAGCGGATACAGAGAAGCTGAAGTTCGGTCACCGCGGTGGGAATCACCCTGTGAAGGAATTGGAAAGCGGACGCTGCTTCATCACTTCCCAGAACCATGGTTATACCGTGAATGAGGAATCTGTGAAGAACACTGAACTAGAAGTTACTCACATTAATAATAATGATAAGACTGTTGAAGGTATTAAACATACTCGTTACCCAGCATTTTCGGTGCAATATCATCCAGAAGCGGCGCCAGGACCACATGACAGCAGCTACTTGTTCGATCGCTTCCTTCAATTGATTGCCGATCATAAAGCAAAGACACCTGTTGTTTCACGTCAGGCACAACTTGCGGCAAACGCCAGAATCACGGCGCCAAAAACTAACTTACAGCTTGAAGCCGTGAAAGGAGCTCTATAA
- a CDS encoding dihydroorotase → MTVIIRNASVLTKEGLLERKHIVLEEGVISALIDGNEAAPEAGEIIDAEGKLLIPGLIDMHVHLREPGFEHKETVETGSRSAAKGGFTTIACMPNTRPVTDTPEIVQFVKDKAREAGLVKVLPYAAITKNELGRELTDFAALKEAGAIGYTDDGVGVQSAQMMKDAMNIAAALDMPVIAHCEDNSLVEGCCVAEGEFARKHGLKGIPNESEAIHVGRDILLAEATGVHYHVCHVSTEQSVRLIRQAKEIGIKVTAEVCPHHLLLSEEDIPGLDANWKMNPPLRSRRDVEACIEGLLDGTLDMIVTDHAPHSEEEKAKGMQLAPFGIVGFETAFPLLYTAFVATGKWDLSLLVQRMTADPARVFRLNTGVMDIGAPADLTLIDLEQEKEVDPGSFASKGRNTPFGGWKLKGWPVMTWVDGKAVWTEKN, encoded by the coding sequence ATGACAGTGATTATTAGAAACGCCAGCGTATTGACTAAGGAAGGCTTGTTAGAGCGGAAACATATTGTACTTGAAGAAGGTGTTATCTCGGCCTTAATCGATGGAAATGAAGCTGCTCCAGAAGCTGGAGAGATCATTGATGCTGAAGGTAAGCTGCTCATTCCAGGACTCATTGATATGCATGTGCACTTACGCGAACCGGGATTTGAACACAAGGAAACAGTGGAAACCGGAAGTCGTTCGGCTGCCAAAGGCGGATTTACAACCATCGCTTGTATGCCTAATACCCGTCCAGTAACAGATACCCCGGAAATCGTACAATTTGTCAAAGACAAAGCGCGTGAAGCAGGACTCGTTAAAGTCCTTCCTTATGCAGCCATTACGAAAAATGAGCTCGGACGTGAGCTGACTGATTTTGCAGCGCTTAAAGAAGCTGGAGCTATTGGTTATACCGATGACGGCGTGGGCGTGCAAAGTGCTCAAATGATGAAAGATGCTATGAACATCGCCGCAGCACTGGATATGCCAGTCATTGCTCACTGCGAGGATAATTCACTGGTTGAAGGCTGCTGTGTAGCCGAAGGTGAGTTCGCAAGAAAGCATGGCCTGAAAGGAATTCCAAATGAGTCAGAAGCCATCCATGTTGGACGCGATATTTTGCTGGCTGAAGCGACAGGCGTTCATTACCATGTGTGCCATGTAAGTACTGAACAATCGGTGCGACTGATTCGCCAAGCGAAAGAAATCGGTATTAAAGTAACTGCTGAAGTGTGTCCGCATCACTTGCTGCTCTCTGAAGAAGATATTCCAGGCCTTGATGCCAATTGGAAAATGAACCCGCCGCTTCGCTCCCGCCGCGATGTTGAAGCATGTATCGAAGGTTTGCTTGACGGCACACTAGATATGATTGTTACGGATCATGCGCCGCATAGTGAGGAAGAGAAGGCTAAAGGCATGCAACTTGCACCTTTTGGTATCGTTGGATTCGAAACAGCTTTCCCACTACTATACACAGCGTTTGTAGCAACAGGGAAATGGGATTTATCCTTACTAGTACAAAGAATGACTGCTGATCCTGCACGGGTATTTAGACTGAACACCGGTGTGATGGATATCGGAGCTCCTGCAGATTTGACACTGATTGATTTGGAGCAGGAGAAAGAAGTAGACCCAGGATCTTTCGCAAGTAAAGGACGGAATACCCCTTTCGGTGGCTGGAAGCTTAAGGGCTGGCCAGTAATGACATGGGTAGACGGCAAAGCCGTATGGACTGAGAAAAACTAG
- a CDS encoding aspartate carbamoyltransferase catalytic subunit translates to MTLTKVKERSLLGIKELDRSEITGLLDRTAYWDNQSEKLTPILNSHFISNMFFENSTRTRFSFEMAEKRLGAQVLNFTAAASSVEKGESIYDTVRTLESMGIDAGVVRLKPAGVLQQLAEKVSIPLINAGDGNNEHPTQALLDLYTMTKTFGDLKGLTVSIIGDIMHSRVARSNLWGLTKLGAKVQFCAPENMKAPELMEYAPYVTIEEALKADVVMMLRVQLERHSSGIVLSAEDYRRHYGLTEERAAKLAKDTIIMHPAPVNRNVEIDDAVVESSQSRIFPQMSNGVPVRMAVLERALL, encoded by the coding sequence ATGACACTTACCAAGGTAAAGGAACGTAGTCTGCTGGGAATAAAAGAGCTTGACCGGTCGGAAATCACTGGGCTGCTGGACAGAACGGCATACTGGGACAATCAGAGCGAGAAGCTAACTCCCATTTTGAACTCGCATTTTATTTCTAACATGTTCTTTGAGAACAGCACACGCACTCGTTTCTCCTTTGAAATGGCAGAGAAACGACTGGGTGCACAAGTACTGAATTTTACGGCTGCAGCTTCTAGTGTAGAAAAAGGGGAGTCGATCTACGATACAGTACGCACACTGGAATCGATGGGGATCGATGCCGGAGTTGTGCGTTTGAAGCCTGCAGGTGTGCTGCAGCAGTTAGCTGAGAAGGTGTCCATACCGCTTATTAATGCGGGTGACGGCAACAATGAACATCCAACACAAGCGCTGCTTGATCTTTACACCATGACCAAAACGTTTGGAGATTTAAAGGGTCTCACGGTTTCTATTATCGGGGACATCATGCATAGCCGGGTAGCACGCTCCAATCTCTGGGGACTTACAAAGCTAGGGGCTAAAGTGCAATTCTGTGCACCGGAGAATATGAAGGCTCCTGAGCTTATGGAATACGCACCTTATGTAACCATAGAGGAAGCTCTTAAAGCAGATGTTGTAATGATGCTTCGTGTACAGCTGGAACGTCATTCTTCTGGCATCGTACTTTCCGCGGAAGATTACCGCAGACATTATGGTTTAACGGAAGAACGCGCAGCTAAGCTCGCAAAAGATACAATCATTATGCACCCAGCTCCGGTTAACCGGAATGTCGAGATTGATGATGCAGTTGTAGAGAGCAGTCAATCTAGGATTTTCCCGCAAATGTCTAATGGGGTTCCGGTTCGGATGGCAGTTCTCGAAAGAGCTTTATTATAA
- the pyrR gene encoding bifunctional pyr operon transcriptional regulator/uracil phosphoribosyltransferase PyrR produces the protein MVTEKNVIMDETAIRRALSRIAHEILEKNKGIENCLLVGIRTRGVYLAQRIAERIKEIEGVEIPYGELDITHYRDDREVGGSEAVVKSDVIITSGNDGIHDKKVILFDDVLYTGRTIRAAMDALMDCGRPRMIQLAVLADRGHRELPIRPDYIGKNVPTSKHEQIEVALKEYDGKDEVYIISNREER, from the coding sequence ATGGTTACTGAGAAAAATGTAATTATGGACGAAACGGCGATCCGCCGGGCATTATCGCGTATTGCTCATGAGATTTTGGAGAAGAACAAAGGGATTGAAAATTGTCTGCTGGTCGGTATCCGAACACGAGGCGTGTACCTAGCACAGCGCATCGCTGAGCGGATCAAGGAAATTGAAGGCGTCGAGATTCCTTACGGCGAACTCGACATCACGCATTATCGGGATGACCGTGAAGTAGGAGGCAGTGAAGCAGTAGTGAAGAGTGACGTCATTATTACTTCCGGCAATGATGGCATCCATGATAAGAAGGTCATTTTGTTCGACGATGTGCTTTACACCGGACGCACCATCCGCGCGGCGATGGACGCTTTGATGGATTGCGGACGCCCACGAATGATTCAACTGGCAGTACTGGCTGACCGTGGACACCGCGAACTGCCGATCCGACCAGACTACATCGGTAAGAATGTACCTACCTCAAAGCATGAGCAGATTGAAGTGGCGCTGAAGGAATACGACGGCAAAGATGAGGTCTACATTATTTCAAACCGGGAGGAACGATAA